From Streptomyces sp. Edi4, one genomic window encodes:
- a CDS encoding VOC family protein codes for MPVRTTYAAGDPCWIDRISARPETAEAFYAALFGWTYAEEGGYRTARLAGELVAGFGSAPGPLESWTVYLAAKDVDATAARIAGLGGRVVLGPVDAGPNGRLLLATDPAGTLTGCWQGARARGVVLADETGAARGYELRVPDPSAVAGFYRGLGAHPTAGDGPGGSFRIVQDRSAPPHWLVYFGVDSPIASAGAALLAGARPVGPGAGGRVVLRDAGGARFGLSAAAPLPAEPDTYAGPPRNIRIPAKN; via the coding sequence ATGCCTGTGCGTACCACCTATGCGGCCGGGGACCCGTGCTGGATCGACCGGATCTCGGCCCGGCCCGAGACGGCGGAGGCCTTCTACGCCGCTTTGTTCGGCTGGACGTACGCCGAGGAGGGCGGCTACCGCACGGCCCGGCTTGCCGGGGAGCTGGTCGCGGGCTTCGGCTCGGCGCCCGGGCCCCTGGAGTCGTGGACGGTGTATCTGGCCGCGAAGGACGTGGACGCCACCGCGGCGCGGATCGCGGGGCTCGGCGGCCGCGTGGTGCTGGGGCCGGTGGACGCCGGGCCGAACGGCCGGCTGCTGCTCGCCACCGACCCGGCGGGCACCCTGACGGGCTGCTGGCAGGGGGCGCGGGCGCGGGGCGTGGTCCTGGCCGACGAGACGGGCGCGGCCCGCGGGTACGAGCTGCGGGTGCCCGACCCCTCGGCGGTGGCCGGTTTCTACCGTGGGCTCGGCGCGCACCCGACAGCCGGGGACGGCCCGGGCGGCTCCTTCCGGATCGTCCAGGACCGCTCGGCCCCGCCGCACTGGCTGGTGTACTTCGGCGTGGACTCCCCGATCGCGTCGGCGGGCGCCGCCCTGCTGGCCGGGGCGCGTCCGGTCGGCCCCGGCGCCGGGGGCCGGGTGGTGCTGCGCGACGCGGGCGGCGCCCGGTTCGGCCTGAGCGCCGCCGCGCCCCTCCCGGCCGAACCCGATACGTACGCGGGGCCGCCCCGGAACATACGCATCCCGGCCAAAAACTGA
- a CDS encoding alpha/beta hydrolase, translating to MNTGPLRQDPMNPGRLPKDPRNPGRPPKDPIDPGPPASARPAVPAPGGRCPALATTAYGSGPTVLWIHGYTMDSSTWGPLWELLPGFRHVGVDLPGHGRSGPIPAGLGLAELAAALGELARREGAVRMVALSFGSLAATQLAIDEPALLTRLVLAAPTLGGAPAEPHAKRRYQELVMLRRLAGNAAPLADLWMSSPPDIFRGASRHPELHARLRQVIGRHAWQELDDGAMSGLTTQVHSPAHLARIAARTLVVVGDEDMPTFTANARLLGATVPHCSVRTVTGAGHLPLLERPDAVATALAAHLA from the coding sequence ATGAACACGGGACCGCTTCGGCAGGACCCGATGAACCCGGGCCGGCTCCCGAAGGACCCAAGGAACCCGGGCCGACCTCCGAAGGACCCGATAGACCCGGGCCCGCCCGCCTCCGCGCGCCCCGCCGTCCCCGCACCCGGCGGCAGGTGTCCGGCTCTGGCCACCACCGCGTACGGCAGCGGCCCCACCGTGCTGTGGATCCACGGCTACACCATGGACTCCAGCACCTGGGGCCCGCTGTGGGAGCTGCTTCCCGGCTTTCGTCATGTCGGCGTCGACCTGCCGGGACACGGCCGCTCGGGGCCCATCCCCGCCGGGCTCGGCCTGGCCGAACTCGCGGCGGCACTGGGGGAGTTGGCGCGCCGCGAGGGCGCGGTGCGGATGGTCGCCCTCTCCTTCGGGTCGCTCGCCGCCACCCAGCTGGCGATCGACGAACCCGCCCTGCTCACGCGGCTCGTGCTGGCCGCGCCGACGCTGGGCGGGGCGCCCGCCGAACCGCACGCCAAGCGGCGCTACCAGGAACTGGTGATGCTCAGACGGCTCGCCGGGAACGCCGCGCCGCTGGCCGACCTGTGGATGAGCTCGCCCCCCGACATCTTCCGGGGCGCCTCCCGGCACCCCGAGCTCCACGCCCGCCTCCGTCAGGTGATCGGCCGCCACGCGTGGCAAGAGCTCGACGACGGCGCGATGAGCGGGCTCACCACCCAGGTCCACTCCCCCGCGCACCTCGCCCGGATCGCGGCACGCACCCTGGTCGTCGTCGGGGACGAGGACATGCCGACGTTCACCGCCAACGCCCGGCTGCTCGGCGCCACCGTGCCGCACTGCTCGGTACGCACGGTCACGGGCGCCGGTCACCTTCCGCTGCTCGAACGCCCCGACGCGGTCGCCACCGCCCTCGCGGCCCATCTGGCCTGA
- a CDS encoding NAD(P)/FAD-dependent oxidoreductase, producing the protein MTGTVLVIGGGPAGSTSAALLARAGHRVTLLERDRFPRYHVGESIAPSCRAIMEYSGVAEKVEARGYPVKRGVLLRWGAEKDWSVDWRDMFGEDIRSWQVDRADFDQVLLDHAGEQGARVVQEAAVKQIHFEGGRAVAADWEHQGRVNRMEFDHVVDASGRAGLLSARQFKNRERHDVFRNVAIWGYYRGAELLPDTPSGGIDVISSPQGWYWVIPLKDDEYSVGFVTHQTQFAQRRPKFASLEEMFRALVAESPTVRDLVAGAAYEGRVRVEQDFSYVADRFCGPGYFMAGDAACFLDPLLSTGVHLAMYSGMLSAASINAIEYRDVSEAEALGFYETLYRDSYARMLALVSGMYRKYQGRKHYFWLAQTLLRDAGDEEPDSAFGAIVAGLTDLRDATTTGGVAPALGLIEAAGLAKGRVAEGRRASGVTSAPMKLDPGDLYDAASGLHLRTQGRLGIHRA; encoded by the coding sequence ATGACAGGCACGGTGCTCGTCATCGGAGGCGGGCCGGCCGGCTCGACCAGCGCGGCCCTGCTCGCCCGGGCCGGCCACCGCGTCACGCTCCTTGAGCGCGACCGGTTCCCGCGCTACCACGTGGGCGAGTCCATCGCCCCGTCCTGCCGCGCCATCATGGAGTACTCCGGGGTCGCCGAGAAGGTCGAGGCGCGCGGCTACCCCGTCAAGCGGGGCGTGCTGTTGCGCTGGGGCGCGGAGAAGGACTGGTCGGTGGACTGGCGCGACATGTTCGGCGAGGACATCCGCTCCTGGCAGGTCGACCGCGCCGACTTCGACCAGGTCCTGCTCGACCACGCCGGGGAACAGGGCGCGCGGGTGGTGCAGGAGGCGGCGGTCAAGCAGATCCACTTCGAGGGCGGGCGCGCGGTCGCGGCGGACTGGGAGCACCAAGGCCGCGTGAACCGGATGGAGTTCGATCACGTGGTGGACGCCTCGGGGCGCGCCGGTCTGCTCTCGGCGCGACAGTTCAAGAATCGCGAGCGCCACGACGTCTTCCGCAACGTCGCCATCTGGGGCTACTACCGGGGCGCCGAGCTGCTGCCGGACACGCCGTCGGGCGGCATCGACGTGATCTCCTCGCCGCAGGGCTGGTACTGGGTGATCCCGTTGAAGGACGACGAGTACAGCGTCGGATTCGTCACCCACCAGACCCAGTTCGCCCAGCGCCGCCCGAAGTTCGCCTCGCTGGAGGAGATGTTCCGGGCGCTGGTGGCCGAGTCGCCGACGGTGCGCGATCTGGTGGCGGGCGCCGCCTACGAGGGGCGGGTCCGGGTCGAGCAGGACTTCAGCTACGTCGCCGACCGGTTCTGCGGCCCCGGCTACTTCATGGCGGGCGACGCGGCCTGCTTCCTGGACCCGCTGCTGTCCACCGGTGTCCATCTGGCCATGTACAGCGGCATGTTGTCGGCGGCCTCCATCAACGCGATCGAGTACCGCGATGTCAGCGAGGCGGAGGCGCTGGGCTTCTACGAGACGCTGTACCGCGACTCCTACGCGCGGATGCTGGCGCTTGTGTCGGGGATGTACCGCAAGTACCAGGGACGCAAGCACTACTTCTGGCTGGCCCAGACCCTGCTGCGGGACGCCGGCGACGAGGAGCCGGACAGCGCGTTCGGCGCGATCGTGGCCGGGCTCACCGATCTGCGGGACGCCACCACGACGGGCGGCGTGGCCCCCGCGCTCGGCCTGATCGAGGCGGCGGGACTCGCCAAGGGGCGCGTCGCCGAGGGACGGCGCGCCTCGGGGGTGACCAGCGCCCCCATGAAGCTGGACCCGGGCGATCTGTACGACGCCGCCTCCGGACTCCATCTGAGGACGCAGGGCCGCCTCGGCATCCACCGGGCCTGA
- a CDS encoding HlyD family efflux transporter periplasmic adaptor subunit, giving the protein MNFRYKALQRMREPDELDSPTLLAAPRGWIAVFVVMIIMAGASLWAFRGSLPISVSAPGLLTRPLGSAQVQSPVPGTVTQLLVRATDSVTAGQPVARVRSADGTSSPVTSPFAGHVVGLGVSEGQVIPAGFTLATVERTDAADDRIVAMVFVPAARAVGLVPGRPVDLSVSSAPAGTFGLLRGRITSVSPYPLTSGELTGLVGGDLAARSYAAPSAPRLVVVDLVRSTTTRSGYAWSTTDGPPHALDTQVSVQATINLGSQTPFSLILGR; this is encoded by the coding sequence ATGAACTTCCGCTACAAGGCGCTGCAACGCATGCGGGAGCCCGACGAGTTGGACTCCCCCACCCTGCTCGCCGCGCCCCGGGGCTGGATCGCCGTCTTCGTCGTCATGATCATCATGGCCGGTGCCTCGCTCTGGGCGTTCCGGGGCAGTCTGCCCATCAGCGTCTCCGCGCCCGGCCTGCTGACCCGGCCGCTCGGCAGCGCCCAGGTGCAGAGCCCGGTGCCGGGCACGGTCACCCAGCTGCTCGTGCGCGCCACCGACAGCGTCACCGCCGGGCAGCCCGTCGCCCGGGTGCGGTCGGCCGACGGCACGTCCTCACCGGTCACCAGCCCCTTCGCCGGGCATGTGGTGGGTCTGGGGGTGAGCGAGGGACAGGTCATACCGGCCGGTTTCACCCTCGCCACCGTCGAGCGCACCGACGCCGCCGACGACCGGATCGTGGCCATGGTCTTCGTGCCGGCCGCCCGCGCGGTCGGCCTGGTCCCGGGCCGGCCCGTGGACCTGTCGGTGTCGAGCGCCCCGGCCGGCACCTTCGGGCTGCTGCGCGGCAGGATCACCTCGGTGAGCCCCTACCCGCTCACCTCCGGCGAACTGACCGGCCTGGTCGGCGGCGACCTCGCCGCCAGGAGTTACGCCGCGCCGAGCGCGCCCCGCCTGGTCGTCGTCGACCTGGTCCGCTCCACCACCACCCGGTCGGGATACGCCTGGTCGACCACTGACGGGCCGCCGCACGCGCTGGACACCCAGGTCTCCGTTCAGGCGACGATCAACCTCGGCAGCCAGACACCGTTCAGCCTGATTCTCGGACGCTGA
- a CDS encoding TOMM precursor leader peptide-binding protein: MERPRLKAHFGAEIVDGDRVFLVADDQHYLLKGRGAVAVLPHLDGRKTVGEIVQALHGELSIPQTLTALRRYEAAGHLAEGRPGLDERALAFWDAQGIDPYAVIEAGARGVRLTALGGADPAPVTEALRSSGIRVGEDGALQVVLVADYLDPELESVNRERLADGRPWLLARPVGVTAWLGPLLLPGQSGCWSCMAQRIFENRQVERYLSGKRGDRVPRGTTIAAHPGGHQALAGLLATEAARFLATGESKALAGRMVTLDLAGLATTGHTLVRRPQCPSCGDPGLTAHRSPKVVLTPGAARHTTDGGYRTLPPQLTYERLKHHVSPQLGAITKLGAHDDIGNGITYAFTAGHNFAMVNDNMDLLRRNMRGQSGGKGRSEIQAKVSALCEAIERYSAVWRGGEPVRRASYADLDPSVALHMDQLLLFSPAQFAGRDAWNADPEHRIHLVPERFRTDLPLDWSTAWSLTHATERLVPTGYAYYGHPDLARHFYCVGDSNGGASGNTLEEAVLQGFCEVVERDAVALWWYNRLRRPAFDLDSLEDPYIDSLRRFYAGMDRDLWVLDLTSDLGIPTFAALSHRRHEVEDIMVGFGAHPDPAIAAMRALTEVNQFLPFVERRDADGNTEYRTDDVETLKWCRTARLADEPWLLPDPALPPTTLASHQNFAGHDLAGHIEECVARADRAGIEVIVLDQTQPDLDLHVVKVIAPGMRHFWRRLGPGRLYDVPVQLGLLAEATREEEVNPWNVFF, encoded by the coding sequence TTGGAACGTCCTCGTCTCAAAGCACACTTCGGCGCGGAAATCGTCGACGGCGACCGGGTATTCCTGGTCGCCGACGATCAGCATTATCTGCTCAAAGGCCGGGGCGCGGTGGCGGTACTGCCCCATCTGGACGGCCGCAAGACGGTCGGCGAGATCGTCCAGGCGCTGCACGGCGAACTCTCGATCCCCCAGACCCTGACCGCGCTGCGGCGCTACGAGGCCGCGGGCCACCTCGCCGAGGGCCGGCCCGGCCTCGACGAGCGCGCCCTCGCGTTCTGGGACGCGCAGGGCATCGACCCGTACGCCGTGATCGAGGCGGGCGCCCGCGGTGTGCGCCTGACCGCGCTGGGCGGCGCCGACCCGGCGCCGGTCACCGAGGCGCTGCGCTCGAGCGGGATACGGGTCGGCGAGGACGGCGCCCTCCAGGTGGTCCTGGTGGCGGACTACCTGGATCCGGAGCTGGAGTCGGTCAACCGCGAACGGCTCGCCGACGGGCGGCCCTGGCTGCTGGCGAGGCCCGTCGGCGTCACCGCCTGGCTCGGCCCGCTCCTCCTGCCGGGGCAGAGCGGCTGCTGGTCCTGTATGGCCCAGCGGATCTTCGAGAACCGGCAGGTCGAGCGCTATCTGAGCGGCAAGCGCGGCGACCGCGTACCACGCGGCACCACCATCGCCGCGCACCCCGGCGGCCATCAGGCCCTCGCCGGGCTGCTCGCGACGGAGGCCGCGCGTTTCCTGGCCACGGGTGAGTCAAAGGCCCTGGCGGGACGGATGGTAACCCTGGATCTGGCCGGGCTCGCCACCACGGGCCACACCCTGGTGCGCCGCCCGCAGTGCCCCTCCTGCGGGGACCCGGGCCTGACCGCGCACCGGAGCCCCAAGGTCGTCCTCACCCCCGGCGCCGCCCGGCACACCACCGACGGCGGCTACCGCACCCTGCCCCCGCAGCTGACCTACGAGCGCCTGAAGCACCACGTCAGTCCGCAGCTGGGCGCGATCACCAAACTCGGCGCGCACGACGACATCGGAAACGGAATCACCTACGCCTTCACGGCCGGCCACAACTTCGCCATGGTCAACGACAACATGGATCTTTTGCGCCGCAATATGCGCGGGCAGAGCGGAGGAAAAGGAAGGTCGGAGATACAGGCGAAAGTCAGCGCGCTCTGCGAGGCGATCGAGCGATATTCGGCGGTGTGGCGCGGCGGTGAGCCGGTGCGGCGCGCCTCATACGCTGACCTCGATCCCTCCGTGGCCCTGCACATGGACCAGCTGCTGCTTTTCTCGCCCGCCCAGTTCGCCGGGCGCGATGCCTGGAACGCCGATCCCGAGCACCGCATCCACCTCGTGCCGGAACGTTTCCGCACCGATCTGCCGCTCGACTGGTCCACCGCCTGGTCCCTGACCCACGCCACCGAACGCCTGGTGCCGACCGGTTACGCCTACTACGGACACCCTGATCTGGCCCGGCATTTCTACTGCGTGGGCGACTCCAACGGCGGCGCCAGCGGCAACACCCTCGAAGAGGCGGTCCTCCAGGGCTTCTGCGAGGTCGTCGAGCGCGACGCGGTCGCCCTGTGGTGGTACAACCGGCTGCGCAGGCCCGCCTTCGACCTGGACTCGCTCGAAGACCCCTACATCGACTCGCTGCGCCGCTTCTACGCCGGCATGGACCGCGACCTGTGGGTCCTGGACCTCACCAGCGACCTCGGCATCCCGACGTTCGCCGCGCTCTCTCACCGACGCCACGAGGTCGAGGACATCATGGTCGGCTTCGGCGCCCACCCCGACCCCGCGATCGCCGCGATGCGCGCCCTGACCGAGGTCAACCAGTTCCTGCCGTTCGTGGAGCGCAGGGACGCCGACGGCAACACCGAGTACCGCACCGACGACGTCGAGACCTTGAAGTGGTGCCGCACGGCCAGGCTCGCCGACGAGCCCTGGCTGCTGCCCGACCCCGCGCTGCCCCCCACCACCCTCGCGAGCCACCAGAACTTCGCCGGGCACGATCTGGCCGGCCACATCGAGGAGTGCGTGGCCCGCGCGGACCGCGCCGGCATCGAGGTGATCGTGCTCGACCAGACCCAGCCCGACCTGGATCTGCACGTGGTCAAGGTGATCGCCCCCGGCATGCGCCACTTCTGGCGCCGGCTCGGCCCGGGCCGCCTCTACGACGTACCCGTACAGCTCGGGCTCCTGGCGGAGGCGACGCGCGAGGAAGAGGTGAATCCGTGGAACGTGTTCTTCTGA
- a CDS encoding SagB family peptide dehydrogenase: MERVLLTVPAPAPAAPLAAAPVTTPSRLRPDARLTTPGDGELRITGPRSTLTLRQLPLGVRSEIALLATGWQDLDALGARVVAADGMRALLRLRLAVGRLDEEGLLEHAVLSGESELARLSPVGRGRTGLGPAPLAGRPVKLSRFALAQVGGGRLTLAAPGSHLTVTLCPDASALLGVLADWTTPEAAGERLGLPGTDATLRLLHAAGLLAPGAPGQDLEDTALPAAQWAPAELWLHARSRNPRTVAGYGGTYPGRDHFAPLPAAPPARGTRRVALPVPDLTAIARTDPSLTEVLESRRSVREHDAAAPLTDVQLGELLYRTARCRQTFTGGDGQELADRPYPSGGAVHELEIYPLVTACAGIEPGLWHYRTDRHELEHVAEPGPATAALVHGAREGALMTDDPQVVLLVAARFGRVMWKYETVAYPLLLKHVGVFYQTVYLVGAAMGLAVCGLGGGDAADFAAATGLDPLGEGGVGELVVGSRPARLRHPFAVPPLTAGAPSAGPGAPPHAGAFAAEERR, encoded by the coding sequence GTGGAACGTGTTCTTCTGACCGTCCCGGCGCCGGCCCCCGCCGCGCCGTTGGCCGCCGCCCCGGTCACGACCCCCTCGCGGCTGCGCCCCGACGCGCGGCTGACCACGCCCGGCGACGGCGAGCTGCGGATCACCGGACCGCGATCCACTCTGACGCTGCGTCAACTTCCGCTCGGCGTACGGTCGGAGATCGCCCTGCTCGCGACCGGATGGCAGGATCTGGACGCGCTCGGGGCCCGGGTCGTCGCCGCCGACGGCATGCGGGCGCTGCTGCGGCTCCGGCTCGCGGTGGGTCGGCTCGACGAGGAGGGGCTGCTCGAACACGCCGTCCTCAGCGGCGAGTCGGAGCTTGCGCGGCTGTCCCCGGTCGGTCGTGGACGCACGGGGCTCGGCCCCGCGCCTCTGGCCGGCCGGCCCGTCAAGCTCTCCCGTTTCGCCCTGGCCCAGGTCGGCGGCGGACGGCTGACCCTGGCCGCGCCGGGCAGCCACCTCACGGTCACGCTCTGCCCCGATGCGTCCGCGCTGCTCGGCGTGCTCGCCGACTGGACGACGCCCGAGGCGGCCGGGGAACGGCTCGGGCTGCCGGGCACGGACGCGACGCTGCGGCTGCTGCACGCCGCCGGACTGCTCGCCCCCGGCGCGCCCGGCCAGGATCTGGAGGACACCGCGCTGCCCGCCGCCCAGTGGGCGCCGGCCGAGCTGTGGCTGCACGCCCGCAGCCGCAACCCGCGCACGGTCGCCGGATACGGCGGCACCTACCCGGGCCGCGACCACTTCGCGCCGCTGCCCGCCGCGCCGCCCGCCCGCGGCACCCGGCGCGTGGCCCTGCCCGTCCCGGACCTGACGGCCATCGCCCGCACCGACCCCTCGCTGACCGAGGTCCTGGAGAGCCGGCGTTCGGTCCGCGAGCACGACGCCGCCGCGCCCCTCACCGACGTACAGCTCGGTGAACTCCTCTACCGCACGGCCCGCTGCCGCCAGACGTTCACCGGCGGGGACGGGCAGGAGCTGGCCGACCGGCCCTATCCGAGCGGTGGCGCCGTGCACGAGCTGGAGATCTATCCGCTCGTCACCGCCTGCGCGGGCATCGAGCCGGGCCTGTGGCACTACCGCACCGACCGGCACGAGCTCGAACACGTGGCGGAGCCCGGCCCCGCCACCGCCGCGCTGGTGCACGGCGCCCGCGAGGGGGCCCTGATGACGGACGACCCCCAGGTCGTGCTGCTGGTGGCGGCGCGGTTCGGGCGCGTCATGTGGAAGTACGAGACGGTCGCCTATCCGCTGCTGCTCAAGCACGTCGGGGTGTTCTACCAGACCGTGTATCTGGTCGGCGCCGCGATGGGGCTCGCGGTGTGCGGGCTCGGCGGCGGCGACGCGGCCGACTTCGCGGCGGCCACGGGGCTCGACCCGCTGGGCGAGGGCGGCGTCGGCGAACTGGTCGTCGGCAGCAGGCCCGCGCGCCTGCGACACCCCTTCGCCGTGCCGCCCCTGACCGCCGGCGCCCCTTCGGCCGGCCCCGGCGCGCCGCCCCACGCGGGGGCCTTCGCCGCCGAGGAGAGACGATGA
- a CDS encoding NHLP family bacteriocin export ABC transporter peptidase/permease/ATPase subunit — MTQTVDTPPRPAPDPVERPAALTPGRRSARWRHKVPTVIQMESVECGAASLAMILGYHGRFVPLEELRGLCGVSRDGAKASTVLAAARAHGLIAKGHQAEAETLKDLSAPVIIFWAFQHFMVVEGVRTRLGRTVVAVNDPAAGPRLMDWEEFDSGFTGIVLSFEKGPDFRPGGKETKVGAALLQRRLPSGRALPLVLLASALLVLPGIAAPAFSRVFIDRVLAGGQRSYLLPLVIAMTATALGILILTSVQRHYLLRLEIRLGLASSARFFRHLLRLPVDFFLQRRPAEVAKRVSGNDVVAEILSRDLALSVINLVLVTFYAAVLIRYDVLLGVIGIGMALLNIAVLRWVSRARTDAVVALRADRGNLTATTFTTLSLIETVKATGSEPDAFTRWAGFLAKVITAKQRLGPPTAVLTVVPAMLAALNSGLILLVGGERVVDGVISVGILVSFQTLLAALSRPVTQLTNLGSRLQEVTADIKRLYDVERYPAATVFDLPDDGEVSRLDGYLEFKDVRFGYSPLAEPVIKDLSLSLVPGRRVAVVGSSGSGKSTLGRLVTGLHQPWSGQILLDGQPREEVSRSRLASSVAYVDQDISLFEGTVRDNLTLWNTDIPDDDVIAALRDAALFDTVAARPGGINSLVDEDGRNYSGGQRQRLELARALALQPTLLILDEATSALDPETERLIMDNLRRRGCACLTIAHRLSTVRDADEIIVLDGGRIAERGTHEELLALGGQYAALIESSRRTKDAA; from the coding sequence ATGACGCAGACAGTCGACACCCCGCCGCGCCCCGCGCCCGACCCCGTCGAGCGGCCCGCGGCGCTCACCCCGGGCAGACGCTCGGCGCGCTGGCGGCACAAGGTGCCCACCGTCATCCAGATGGAGTCGGTGGAGTGCGGCGCCGCGAGCCTGGCCATGATCCTCGGCTATCACGGCCGCTTCGTGCCCCTGGAGGAGCTGCGCGGCCTGTGCGGGGTGTCCCGCGACGGCGCGAAGGCCTCCACGGTGCTCGCCGCCGCCCGCGCCCACGGCCTGATCGCCAAGGGCCACCAGGCCGAGGCGGAGACCCTGAAGGACCTCTCCGCGCCCGTCATCATCTTCTGGGCCTTCCAGCACTTCATGGTGGTGGAAGGCGTACGGACCCGGCTGGGCAGGACCGTCGTCGCGGTCAACGACCCAGCCGCGGGACCCCGGTTGATGGACTGGGAGGAATTCGACTCCGGGTTCACCGGGATCGTCCTGTCCTTCGAGAAGGGACCCGATTTCCGGCCCGGCGGCAAGGAGACGAAGGTCGGCGCGGCGCTCCTGCAACGCCGGCTGCCATCGGGCCGGGCGCTGCCGCTGGTGCTCCTGGCCAGCGCCCTGCTCGTCCTTCCCGGCATCGCGGCGCCCGCCTTCAGCCGGGTCTTCATCGACCGGGTGCTCGCCGGCGGACAGCGGAGCTATCTGCTGCCCCTGGTCATCGCGATGACGGCGACCGCGCTCGGCATCCTGATCCTCACCTCCGTACAGCGGCACTATCTGCTGCGCCTGGAGATACGCCTCGGCCTCGCGAGCTCGGCCCGCTTCTTCCGGCACCTGCTGCGGCTGCCCGTGGACTTCTTCCTCCAGCGCAGGCCCGCCGAGGTCGCCAAGCGGGTGTCCGGCAACGACGTGGTCGCCGAAATCCTCTCCCGCGACCTCGCCCTTTCCGTCATCAACCTGGTCCTCGTCACCTTCTACGCGGCCGTCCTCATCCGCTACGACGTGCTGCTCGGTGTCATCGGGATCGGGATGGCGCTGCTCAACATCGCGGTGCTGCGCTGGGTCTCGCGGGCCCGCACCGACGCGGTGGTCGCCCTGCGCGCCGACCGGGGCAATCTGACCGCCACCACCTTCACCACGCTCAGCCTGATCGAGACGGTCAAGGCGACCGGCTCCGAGCCGGACGCGTTCACCCGCTGGGCCGGCTTCCTGGCCAAGGTGATCACCGCCAAGCAGCGCCTCGGGCCGCCGACGGCCGTCCTGACCGTGGTGCCCGCGATGCTCGCGGCCCTCAACAGTGGGCTCATCCTGCTCGTCGGCGGCGAACGGGTGGTGGACGGCGTGATCAGCGTCGGCATCCTGGTCTCCTTCCAGACCCTGCTCGCCGCGCTCAGCCGCCCCGTCACCCAGCTCACCAACCTGGGCAGCCGCCTCCAGGAGGTCACCGCCGACATCAAGCGCCTGTACGACGTGGAGCGCTACCCGGCGGCGACCGTGTTCGACCTGCCCGACGACGGGGAGGTGAGCCGGCTCGACGGCTATCTGGAGTTCAAGGACGTGCGGTTCGGCTACAGCCCGCTGGCCGAACCCGTGATCAAGGACCTCAGCCTGAGCCTGGTGCCGGGGCGGCGGGTGGCGGTCGTGGGGAGCTCGGGCAGCGGCAAGTCCACCCTGGGGCGCCTGGTCACCGGCCTGCACCAGCCGTGGTCGGGGCAGATCCTGCTCGACGGGCAGCCGCGCGAGGAGGTCTCCCGCAGCCGTCTCGCCTCCTCGGTCGCCTACGTCGACCAGGACATCTCCCTGTTCGAGGGCACGGTCAGGGACAACCTGACGCTCTGGAACACCGACATCCCCGACGACGACGTGATCGCGGCCCTGCGTGACGCCGCGCTCTTCGACACGGTCGCCGCCCGGCCCGGCGGCATCAACAGCCTCGTCGACGAGGATGGCCGCAACTACAGCGGCGGCCAGCGCCAGCGCCTCGAACTGGCCCGCGCGCTCGCCCTGCAACCCACCCTTTTGATCCTGGACGAGGCCACCAGCGCCCTGGACCCGGAGACCGAACGGCTCATCATGGACAACCTGCGCCGGCGCGGCTGCGCCTGCCTGACCATCGCGCACCGCCTCTCCACGGTCCGCGACGCCGACGAGATCATCGTGCTCGACGGCGGCCGCATCGCCGAACGCGGCACCCACGAGGAGCTGTTGGCGCTCGGCGGCCAGTACGCCGCCCTCATCGAGTCGAGTCGCCGCACGAAGGACGCCGCATGA